A DNA window from Carassius auratus strain Wakin linkage group LG48F, ASM336829v1, whole genome shotgun sequence contains the following coding sequences:
- the LOC113068678 gene encoding PRA1 family protein 3-like isoform X1, whose protein sequence is MAGMELAPFRPWGDLFPGVDRFSKPEVSDLSKWNNRVISNLLYYQTNYFAAAVVFILMVGDVCRCLNPLGMFLGGAVVALVFMGSVWAGENKAVIKNFKKRNPTLFVVGVLGISYFLLSLCGGVMVFLFGITFPMLLILIHASVRLRSMKNKLENKIEGVGLKKTPMGVILDLLDQQEEKINKIQDFLESKLKD, encoded by the exons ATGGCAGGGATGGAGCTCGCGCCCTTCAGACCGTGGGGTGATCTCTTCCCTGGGGTTGACCGCTTCTCCAAACCAGAGGTGTCTGATTTAAGCAAATGGAATAACAGAGTGATCAGCAATCTGCTTTATTATCAGACTAATTACTTTGCGGCAGCTGTCGTCTTTATTCTGATGGTCGG TGATGTGTGCAGGTGTCTGAACCCGCTGGGCATGTTTCTTGGTGGAGCGGTCGTGGCTCTGGTCTTCATGGGCTCGGTGTGGGCAGGAGAGAATAAAGCTGTGATCAAGAACTTCAAGAAGAGAAATCCCACCCTGTTTGTTGTGGGTGTCCTGGGAATCAGCTACTTCCTGTTGTCCCTGTGTGGAGGAGTGATGGTGTTTCTCTTTGGTATCACATTCCCCATGCTCC TGATCCTCATCCACGCTTCTGTGAGACTCCGCAGCATGAAGAACAAGCTGGAGAACAAGATCGAGGGTGTTGGCCTGAAGAAGACACCCATGGGAGTCATCCTGGATCTCCTGGATCAACAAGAAGAGAAAATCAACAAAATCCAGGACTTCCTGGAGAGTAAGCTGAAAGATTGA
- the LOC113068678 gene encoding PRA1 family protein 3-like isoform X2 gives MAGMELAPFRPWGDLFPGVDRFSKPEVSDLSKWNNRVISNLLYYQTNYFAAAVVFILMVGCLNPLGMFLGGAVVALVFMGSVWAGENKAVIKNFKKRNPTLFVVGVLGISYFLLSLCGGVMVFLFGITFPMLLILIHASVRLRSMKNKLENKIEGVGLKKTPMGVILDLLDQQEEKINKIQDFLESKLKD, from the exons ATGGCAGGGATGGAGCTCGCGCCCTTCAGACCGTGGGGTGATCTCTTCCCTGGGGTTGACCGCTTCTCCAAACCAGAGGTGTCTGATTTAAGCAAATGGAATAACAGAGTGATCAGCAATCTGCTTTATTATCAGACTAATTACTTTGCGGCAGCTGTCGTCTTTATTCTGATGGTCGG GTGTCTGAACCCGCTGGGCATGTTTCTTGGTGGAGCGGTCGTGGCTCTGGTCTTCATGGGCTCGGTGTGGGCAGGAGAGAATAAAGCTGTGATCAAGAACTTCAAGAAGAGAAATCCCACCCTGTTTGTTGTGGGTGTCCTGGGAATCAGCTACTTCCTGTTGTCCCTGTGTGGAGGAGTGATGGTGTTTCTCTTTGGTATCACATTCCCCATGCTCC TGATCCTCATCCACGCTTCTGTGAGACTCCGCAGCATGAAGAACAAGCTGGAGAACAAGATCGAGGGTGTTGGCCTGAAGAAGACACCCATGGGAGTCATCCTGGATCTCCTGGATCAACAAGAAGAGAAAATCAACAAAATCCAGGACTTCCTGGAGAGTAAGCTGAAAGATTGA
- the adtrp1 gene encoding androgen dependent TFPI regulating protein 1: MAAATKLGPQLSLLVHLLIFSWYVFTIWSNCTLQTSDRHPGVRSYGGRWKYLTFINLVSQALFFGLCVLSDAVQSSVTVKQSRSGTPLLLTRLRDFYFSALAFPVGSFVFVSFWTLYTYDRELVYPKMLDEIIPIWLNHAMHTVIMPLLLLQMFLQNHRYPSRTKGIFSLALFAALYLSWVLWVHHASGIWVYPIMAHLSPVGLCVFLGGASLSMAPLYLLGEKLSLMMWSSTGNQKKKKK, encoded by the exons ATGGCTGCCGCCACGAAACTCGGACCACAGTTGAGCCTGCTGGTTCATCTGCTTATTTTCAGCTGGTATGTTTTTACTATCTGGAGTAACTGTACTCTACAAACCTCAGACAGACACCCAGGGGTGCGATCATACGGAGGACGCTGGAAATACCTGACGTTTATTAATCTG GTGTCGCAGGCGCTGTTTTTTGGCCTGTGTGTGTTGTCGGACGCGGTGCAGAGCTCTGTGACTGTCAAACAGAGCCGAAGCGGGACTCCTCTGCTCCTCACCAGACTCAGAGACTTCTACTTCTCTGCTCTGGCGTTTCCCGTCGGCTCT TTTGTGTTCGTTTCTTTCTGGACGCTCTACACTTACGACAGAGAGCTGGTGTATCCAAAAATGTTAGACGAGATCATTCCCATCTGGTTGAATCATGCAATG CACACAGTGATCatgccgctgctgctgctgcagatgTTCCTTCAGAACCACAGATATCCCAGTCGCACTAAAGGGATCTTCAGTCTGGCTTTATTTGCTGCCCTGTATCTCTCATG GGTGTTGTGGGTGCACCATGCGTCAGGGATCTGGGTGTATCCCATCATGGCACACTTGAGTCCCGTGGGATTGTGTGTTTTCCTCGGAGGTGCGTCGCTCAGCATGGCTCCTCTCTACCTGTTAGGAGAGAAGCTCAGCCTCATGATGTGGAGCAGCACAG Ggaatcagaagaagaaaaagaagtag
- the LOC113068677 gene encoding serine/threonine-protein kinase Sgk2-like — MAHYNPSLSSPSDEVNLGVSVNPHAKPTDFDFLAVIGKGTFGKVLLAKLKADGKFYAVKVLQKKVILKKKEQKNIMAERNVLLKSLKHPFLVGLHYSFQTPEKLYFVLDYVNGGELFYHLQRERCFSEARARFYTAEVASAIGYLHSLNIVYRDLKPENILLDHQGHVVLTDFGLCKEGIEPEGTTSTFCGTPEYLAPEILRKEPYDRTVDWWCLGAVLYEMLYSLPPFYSRDVSEMYDAILHKPLHLPPGKSQASSHLLYGLLQKDQRRRIGAIADFLEIKNHVFFAPINWDDLYHKRITPPYNPNVRGPADLQHIDPEFTRETVPNSVGRTPDLTPSLATSSSNAFNGFSYISGEDGFL; from the exons ATGGCTCATTACAATCCA TCCTTATCGTCTCCATCAGACGAGGTCAATCTGGGTGTGTCGGTCAATCCTCA TGCCAAACCCACTGACTTTGACTTTCTGGCTGTGATTGGTAAAGGAACATTTGGGAAG GTGCTTTTAGCAAAACTGAAGGCAGATGGGAAATTCTATGCAGTGAAAGTTTTGCAAAAGAAGGTGATATTGAAGAAAAAAGAG CAAAAGAATATAATGGCAGAGAGGAACGTGCTGCTCAAGAGTCTGAAACACCCTTTTCTGGTCGGGCTGCACTACTCCTTTCAGACCCCGGAGAAGCTGTATTTTGTCCTAGATTACGTCAATGGTGGAGAG TTATTCTATCACCTGCAGAGAGAGCGCTGTTTCTCAGAGGCAAGAGCTCGCTTCTACACGGCAGAGGTGGCCAGTGCCATCGGATACCTTCACTCTCTCAATATAGTGTACAG AGACCTCAAGCCAGAAAACATTCTGTTAGACCACCAG GGCCATGTGGTGTTAACAGATTTTGGCTTGTGTAAAGAAGGCATAGAACCAGAAGGAACCACCTCAACCTTCTGCGGCACCCCAGAG TATCTGGCTCCTGAGATCCTACGGAAAGAGCCGTATGACCGCACTGTGGACTGGTGGTGTCTCGGAGCTGTGCTCTATGAGATGCTTTACAGCTTA CCTCCGTTCTACAGCCGGGACGTGTCTGAGATGTACGACGCCATCCTTCATAAACCTCTGCATCTGCCTCCGGGGAAGTCTCAGGCCTCCAGTCACCTGCTCTACGGACTCCTGCAGAAAGACCAGCGCCGCCGGATAGGAGCCATTGCTGATTTT TTGGAGATTAAAAATCATGTGTTCTTTGCCCCCATAAACTGGGACGACCTCTACCACAAGAGAATCACTCCTCCTTATAACCCAAATGTG AGAGGCCCAGCAGACCTTCAGCACATTGACCCAGAGTTCACCAGAGAGACGGTGCCCAACTCTGTGGGCCGCACCCCAGACCTCACCCCCAGCCTGGCCACCAGCAGCTCCAACGCCTTCAATGGCTTCTCATACATCTCTGGAGAAGACGGCTTCCTCTGA